Part of the Azospirillum formosense genome is shown below.
CGCGGGAGGGTGGGGGCAAACACGCCGATCCTTATCAGCCCTCGGCGGCGGCCTTGGCGGCGGCCTCGGCCTTCAGACGCTCCTGCGCCTTGGCCTTCGGGGCGGACTTCTTCGGGGTCTCGCGGATTTCCGGCTTGGCGATCAGGCCGGCGTTCGCCAGGAACAGGGCGACGCGGTCCGTCGGCTGGCCGCCGACCGACAGCCAATGCTTGGCGCGCTCGGCGTCCAGGACGATGCGCTGCTCGTGCTCACGCGGCAGCATCGGGTTGTAGGTGCCGATCTTCTCGATGAAGCGGCCGTCGCGCGGGCTGCGGGCGTCGGCAACGACGATCGAGTAGAACGGGCGCTTCTTGGCGCCGCCACGGGCGAGACGGATCTTCAGGGACATGGGACAGTCGCTTCCTTGGTGTAGTCGCTTGGTGTGCGGTTGAAGGTGATCGCGCTCATCGCGCGTTGCGGTCGCCGGGGATCAGTTCGGTCCCCGGAAATTCTTCGGCAGGAGGCTCTGCAGCCCGTGGCGCATCAGCCCCTTCTGCCCCAGCTTCTGCACCTGCTTCATCATGCCGCGCATGGTGTCGTACTGCTTGAGCAGCTTGTTCACCTCCTGCACGCTGGTGCCGGAGCCGGCGGCGATGCGCTTGCGGCGCGACGCCTTGATGAGCTCGGGGTGCTTGCGCTCCTTCTTCGTCATCGAGGAGATGATCGCCTCCTGGCGCTTGATCACCCCGTCGTCGATGTTCGCGTCCTTGAGCTGGTTCTTGATCTTGCCGATGCCCGGCAGCATGCCCATCAGGCCGGACATGCCGCCCATCTTGCGCAGCTGCTTGAGCTGGGAGGCCATGTCGTCGAGGTCGAAGCCCTGGCCCTTCTCCATCTTGCGGGCGAGCTTCTCGGCCTCTTCCTTGTCGATGGTCTCGGCGGCCTTCTCGACCAGCGACACGACGTCGCCCATGCCGAGGATGCGGCCGGCGATGCGGTCGGGGTGGAAGGCCTCCAGGGCGTCGATCTTCTCACCCATGCCCAGCAGCTTGATCGGCTTGCCGGTGATCTGGCGCATCGACAGGGCGGCACCGCCGCGGGCGTCGCCGTCCACGCGGGTCAGCAGGATGCCGGTGATGCCGACCTTGTCGTTGAAGTTGGTGGCGACCGTCACCGCGTCCTGGCCGGTCATGGCGTCGGCGACCAGCAGCGTTTCCGCCGGCTTGGTCGCGTCGCGCACGGCCGCGACCTCGGCCATCAGCTCCTCGTCGATGGACAGGCGGCCGGCGGTGTCGAGCATGACCACGTCGTAGCCTTCGCGGCGGCCGGTCTCGATGGCGCGGCGGGCGATGGCGACGGGGTCCTGGCCGGGGACGATCGGCAGCGTGGCGACGCCGGTCTGCTCGCCCAGGACCTTCAGCTGCTCCTGGGCCGCCGGGCGGCGCACGTCCAGCGAGGCCATCAGGACCTTCTTGCGGTCCCGGTTCTTCAGGCGCAGCGCGATCTTGGCGGTGCTCGTGGTCTTGCCCGAGCCCTGCAGGCCGACCATCAGGATCGGCACGGGGGCGGCGGCGTTGAGGTTGATCTCCTCGCCCTGCCCCAGCATCTCCACGAGGTTGTCGTGGACGATCTTGATGACCTGCTGGCCGGGGGTGATCGAGCGCAGGACCTCCTGGCCGATCGCGCGTTCCTTGACCTGGTTGACGAACTGCTTGACCACCGGCAGGGCGACGTCGGCCTCGAGCAGCGCCACGCGCACCTCGCGCAGCGCGGCGTTGACGTCCTCCTCGCTCAGCGCGCCGCGGCGGCGCAGCTTGTCGAAGATGTCGCCCAGGCGTCCGGTCAGGCCATCGAACATGGGTCAGCGGTCCTCAGTTTCGGTCTCCATCCGCTCGAACGCGATCGGCTCAAGCACAAACGAGCCAGTGCGCGAAACTCGCGGACTGGCGGAGGTCCCCGGCACGAAGGCCGATGGTACCCG
Proteins encoded:
- the rpsP gene encoding 30S ribosomal protein S16; this encodes MSLKIRLARGGAKKRPFYSIVVADARSPRDGRFIEKIGTYNPMLPREHEQRIVLDAERAKHWLSVGGQPTDRVALFLANAGLIAKPEIRETPKKSAPKAKAQERLKAEAAAKAAAEG
- the ffh gene encoding signal recognition particle protein, which encodes MFDGLTGRLGDIFDKLRRRGALSEEDVNAALREVRVALLEADVALPVVKQFVNQVKERAIGQEVLRSITPGQQVIKIVHDNLVEMLGQGEEINLNAAAPVPILMVGLQGSGKTTSTAKIALRLKNRDRKKVLMASLDVRRPAAQEQLKVLGEQTGVATLPIVPGQDPVAIARRAIETGRREGYDVVMLDTAGRLSIDEELMAEVAAVRDATKPAETLLVADAMTGQDAVTVATNFNDKVGITGILLTRVDGDARGGAALSMRQITGKPIKLLGMGEKIDALEAFHPDRIAGRILGMGDVVSLVEKAAETIDKEEAEKLARKMEKGQGFDLDDMASQLKQLRKMGGMSGLMGMLPGIGKIKNQLKDANIDDGVIKRQEAIISSMTKKERKHPELIKASRRKRIAAGSGTSVQEVNKLLKQYDTMRGMMKQVQKLGQKGLMRHGLQSLLPKNFRGPN